The genomic window CTGCGGCCGGGCTTGCCGGCATTTCGATCGAAGGGGTTCGGAAGCGAGACGGCAAGCAGCGACGCCTGGCGCCGCGTCAGTTTCGAGGCCGGCACCTTGAAATGATACTGGGCCGCCGCCTCGACGCCGTAGATCCCGGGCCCCCATTCGGCGATGTTGAGATAGATTTCCATCAGCCGTTGTTTTGACAGCACGAAATCCGTACTGACCGCGAGCGGCAGCTCCAGCGCCTTGCGCACGAAGGATCGGCTGTTCCAGAGGAAGAGGTTCTTCGCCGTCTGCATCGGGATCGTGCTGCCGCCACGCGTCGCCTTGCCCCTCAGCGTGTCCTCGACCAGCATGCGCATCTCGCCCCAGTCGACGCCGCCGTGGAAGCAATATTGCCCGTCCTCTGACATCATCACCGATTGCACCAGAACCGGCGCAATCTCGTCGAGCGACACCCATCGGCGGTCATAACCGCGCAGTAGCACGAGATCGCGCAGCATCAGCGTCGAGACAGGATGGATGAAGGGTAGCACGTAGAAAAAGATCAGCGCGTAGGGAAGGATCAATAGCGCCAGCACGGCAAGAACGATGCGTTTCAATACACGGCGGTCTCCGAACCATTGCCGACGGGCCGGCGTCTCGACGCTCTCCTCTCTCTCCGGCGCTATATCCAATGTCCCCAGCCCGATTTCGCTCCTGTCGTTCTCAT from Rhizobium sp. Pop5 includes these protein-coding regions:
- the mtgA gene encoding monofunctional biosynthetic peptidoglycan transglycosylase, producing MDIAPEREESVETPARRQWFGDRRVLKRIVLAVLALLILPYALIFFYVLPFIHPVSTLMLRDLVLLRGYDRRWVSLDEIAPVLVQSVMMSEDGQYCFHGGVDWGEMRMLVEDTLRGKATRGGSTIPMQTAKNLFLWNSRSFVRKALELPLAVSTDFVLSKQRLMEIYLNIAEWGPGIYGVEAAAQYHFKVPASKLTRRQASLLAVSLPNPFDRNAGKPGRRLRTLASVIERRAQGSGEYIKCIYK